Proteins encoded by one window of Fischerella sp. PCC 9605:
- a CDS encoding baeRF7 domain-containing protein: MQLLSIDELKFLVENAQSPCVSLYMPTQKAGTETRQNPIRFKNLIREAEERLDKMGIRHTEAVDFLQPAKELDTNEFWQNQDHGLAIFISPNVFRYYQLPMEFQELVVVSNQFHLKPLVHLVNNDGRFFVLALSQDNVRFFEGTHYSIQEVEVDNMPKSLDEALLYDETAKEGQRRIGTSREGTANPFSQPGEFHGQGSPDRDEHQKDILQFFHAIDDALHEKLRDEKAPLVLAGVEYLFAIYREANSYKHLLEEGIHANVDIIKPEELHEQAWQIVEPMYTQSHEAIMELYQQIAGEGTGRASSDLKQIVPAAYFQRVDYLLVPIDQQVWGDFDPETMAVELHPEPEPDDQDLLDFAAIYTLLNGGAVYTVKPEELPNGVPAAAIFRY, translated from the coding sequence ATGCAGCTATTGTCGATTGATGAACTCAAGTTTTTAGTAGAAAATGCTCAAAGTCCTTGTGTTTCTCTGTACATGCCCACGCAAAAAGCAGGGACAGAAACTCGACAGAATCCAATTCGCTTCAAAAATTTAATCCGCGAAGCAGAGGAACGCTTGGATAAAATGGGAATTCGCCACACTGAGGCAGTAGATTTTCTCCAGCCAGCTAAGGAACTTGATACGAATGAGTTCTGGCAAAATCAAGACCACGGTTTGGCAATTTTTATCTCGCCAAATGTGTTTCGCTACTACCAACTCCCGATGGAGTTTCAAGAATTAGTAGTTGTTAGCAATCAATTCCACCTCAAGCCACTAGTGCATCTTGTCAACAATGATGGACGGTTTTTCGTCCTGGCTCTCAGCCAAGATAATGTCAGGTTCTTTGAGGGAACACACTACAGCATCCAAGAGGTAGAGGTGGACAATATGCCTAAGAGCCTGGATGAAGCCCTCCTCTATGACGAGACTGCCAAAGAGGGGCAGCGGCGGATTGGGACATCCAGAGAGGGAACTGCTAATCCTTTTTCACAGCCAGGTGAGTTTCACGGACAGGGTAGCCCCGACAGAGACGAACACCAAAAAGACATCCTGCAATTCTTTCACGCCATTGATGACGCATTACACGAAAAACTACGGGATGAAAAAGCACCTTTAGTGCTGGCTGGAGTTGAGTATCTCTTTGCTATTTACAGAGAAGCTAATTCTTACAAACATCTGCTGGAGGAAGGTATTCATGCCAATGTAGACATTATCAAGCCGGAAGAATTACACGAGCAGGCTTGGCAAATTGTGGAACCTATGTATACTCAATCGCACGAGGCTATCATGGAGCTTTACCAGCAAATTGCTGGAGAAGGTACTGGTAGAGCCTCTAGCGATCTCAAACAAATTGTTCCCGCTGCTTATTTCCAAAGAGTTGATTATTTGTTAGTGCCGATAGACCAGCAAGTATGGGGTGATTTCGATCCAGAGACAATGGCTGTAGAATTACATCCAGAACCAGAGCCTGACGACCAGGATCTGTTGGATTTTGCCGCTATTTATACACTCCTTAATGGTGGTGCAGTCTACACCGTTAA
- a CDS encoding DUF1361 domain-containing protein, giving the protein MKAELIELIARVIPVLQINMRWMTWNLFLAFIPLALSVWLFRIKRGRSWVWWLGFIVFYAFLPNAPYLLTDVIHLIDDVRTIQSVWMITLVLIPLYLLVILAGFEAYVISLINVGYYLHRIGKSQWIVWVEMITHALCAVGIYWGRFLRFNSWDFVTQPDALLTRGVEEILGKQPLVIIAITFGILVGLYWLMKRVTLGFVRQGNKGIAIKSQLINSNTHNAG; this is encoded by the coding sequence ATGAAAGCAGAACTGATTGAATTAATAGCCAGGGTAATACCGGTTTTGCAAATCAATATGCGTTGGATGACTTGGAATTTATTTCTGGCATTTATACCTTTAGCTTTGAGTGTTTGGTTGTTTCGCATCAAACGCGGACGCTCTTGGGTTTGGTGGCTGGGATTTATAGTTTTCTATGCTTTCTTACCAAATGCGCCTTATCTGTTAACCGATGTGATTCACCTGATCGACGATGTCCGCACAATTCAATCTGTGTGGATGATTACCTTGGTGTTAATTCCTTTGTATTTACTAGTAATTCTGGCTGGTTTTGAAGCCTACGTCATATCTTTAATTAATGTGGGATACTACTTGCACCGCATAGGTAAGAGTCAATGGATTGTCTGGGTGGAAATGATTACTCATGCTTTATGTGCTGTTGGTATTTATTGGGGTAGGTTCTTGCGTTTTAACAGTTGGGATTTCGTTACTCAACCAGATGCTTTACTAACTAGAGGTGTAGAAGAAATTTTAGGCAAGCAACCTCTAGTAATTATTGCTATTACTTTTGGTATACTTGTTGGCTTGTACTGGCTGATGAAACGAGTAACTTTAGGTTTTGTTAGGCAAGGAAACAAGGGTATAGCTATTAAATCACAACTAATAAATTCCAACACCCATAATGCTGGTTAA